A window from Theobroma cacao cultivar B97-61/B2 chromosome 3, Criollo_cocoa_genome_V2, whole genome shotgun sequence encodes these proteins:
- the LOC18605931 gene encoding F-box protein At3g44326 has product MELLQCHLKCLSRDLLTDIMVRLDGSTLASAACTCSDLQGIAREQSLWKQLCHSTWPSTALKEAQHLISSSAIDGFDRFYADSYPLILHDKVAKNIPAQTHISPSNFASFVDVYYSDQCILSRVLDGIPSSGDFCEGDETSDLMRWLLNCPFKLVLLDVGHDEGTGDGNELHRANNQYGYHRILAPPFMSFVQTDHCKELREGLRLSWVLLDKMRGRAVNLSSWKPLLVKKIWATDGDYEIHFGCIVPVEESVLPHKLAKCLILARCNLAENGHLGWKEISMHFEDTRGAYVCGNKSLTIMNQALYCLRSNSRLIVEKGYQQFEELKQEMIRKKKLKETIADWLCLSFEVAIFITFGYYILPI; this is encoded by the coding sequence ATGGAGCTTTTGCAATGTCATTTGAAGTGCTTAAGCAGGGACCTCCTAACAGACATCATGGTTCGTCTAGATGGTTCAACCCTGGCCTCAGCTGCCTGCACCTGTTCTGACCTCCAAGGTATAGCTCGTGAGCAAAGCTTATGGAAACAGTTGTGTCATTCGACGTGGCCTTCCACTGCACTCAAAGAAGCTCAGCACCTTATTTCCTCTTCGGCAATAGATGGTTTTGACAGATTCTATGCTGATTCCTATCCTCTTATTTTGCATGACAAAGTTGCCAAGAACATTCCTGCGCAAACCCACATCTCCCCGTCTAATTTTGCTTCCTTTGTAGATGTTTACTACAGTGATCAATGCATTCTGTCCAGAGTTTTAGATGGCATACCAAGTTCGGGGGATTTTTGTGAAGGTGATGAGACAAGTGACCTCATGAGATGGTTATTGAACTGTCCGTTCAAATTGGTTCTCTTGGATGTCGGTCATGATGAAGGCACTGGAGATGGGAATGAACTCCACCGTGCCAACAACCAATATGGTTATCATCGAATATTAGCTCCCCCTTTCATGTCCTTTGTGCAGACGGATCACTGCAAAGAGCTAAGAGAGGGCCTTAGGTTAAGTTGGGTGCTGTTGGACAAGATGAGAGGCAGGGCAGTAAATCTCTCAAGCTGGAAGCCATTGCTAGTGAAAAAGATCTGGGCTACCGATGGTGATTATGAGATTCATTTTGGGTGCATTGTACCTGTAGAGGAGAGCGTGCTGCCTCACAAGTTAGCCAAGTGCCTTATATTGGCTAGATGCAACCTGGCGGAAAACGGGCATCTGGGATGGAAGGAAATAAGCATGCATTTCGAGGACACTAGGGGAGCATATGTGTGTGGAAACAAAAGTTTGACCATTATGAATCAGGCTCTTTATTGCTTGCGAAGTAATAGTCGCCTCATAGTTGAGAAGGGCTATCAACAATTTGAGGAGCTAAAGCAAGAGATGATACGGAAAAAGAAGCTCAAAGAAACCATAGCTGATTGGCTTTGTCTATCCTTTGAAGTTGCAATCTTCATAACATTTGGGTACTATATTTTACCCATATAG
- the LOC18605932 gene encoding uncharacterized protein LOC18605932 has product MEADPAREPPSLAGFHESLPNEKARYKRVRSSIEETSDRSGQNTGTGHISQPELEENANYSNRNMLIRGSHVTGLENDNIEEDGEFIYETDSDDETIDQAPEGPSIRLTKEEKKCIRHYLTIRRWSPGFRSEEGTVDSVAGWIRLPGMPLEFYDQVVLTSIGNAIGRMEKIDRTKADIFRGKFARLCVEVDLRKPLVPKVFISGLWQKVEDEVIRMVFFQCGRFGHNIEVCTAKNLDQATKNKDKDLNREEQDNNWNKKYENQKFGPWMIARKNYRKPLSSRVRIVEKETTTQKTSNIGSRFTVLEEDPSYVDNKVVVPESLEHNTSGNNVANKKQQMVGGKNKEELKKSLQSVVNRNLASSSTKGKGKVAGAVRVVYSDQLSKQNDGTGIGQTVEKRNLAIKNHTVGLDDKSEMNNQPPQDDLLNGNTICNQEASKDQAGVGVNGVAKEKETNSMEEGSSSKMDIVLANADSDKGAKAEGFSEGIWVIWELAAVEIDILAYSSQLVRMTVRSDNDEWLLTAVYGSPKAEERKWLWHSLKLSSEIHDLAWMIIGDFNQVLLLDEKTGKNGVNVAHCKQMIDCLCSCNLADLGASGAKYTWSRKCDGFNFTRERLDKAVANDRWSTMFPKAKVFNLPKTHSDHHPVLQFLQAHWDYDGVINSTKLGKLAEALNKWKFETFGDLVKKKKCLLARLKGIQIRLAQGPNDYLQRLEVALVEEFNLILYQEEVMWQQKAKLDWLKYGDCNSKYYHAIVKRRQHKKQISTFKRDDNSWCLDKGELTKMVVEFYSNLYSDDGT; this is encoded by the exons ATGGAGGCGGATCCGGCAAGGGAGCCTCCTTCACTAGCTGGTTTTCATGAATCCTTACCAAACGAGAAAGCACGATATAAACGAGTTCGGTCAAGCATCGAAGAAACCTCTGATAGATCTGGGCAGAATACTGGGACTGGGCACATTTCACAACCAGAACTAGAAGAGAATGCAAATTACTCCAATCGCAATATGCTCATTAGGGGTAGCCATGTTACCGGACTAGAGAATGATAATATTGAGGAGGATGGAGAGTTTATTTATGAAACTGATTCTGATGATGAAACCATAGACCAGGCACCAGAGGGACCCTCTATTCGATTGACTAAGGAGGAAAAGAAATGTATCC GACACTATCTCACCATTAGACGTTGGTCTCCAGGATTTAGATCAGAAGAAGGAACTGTGGACTCCGTTGCGGGATGGATCAGATTGCCAGGAATGCCACTAGAATTCTATGATCAAGTTGTACTAACGAGTATTGGAAATGCAATAGGCCGAATGGAGAAAATTGATCGCACCAAAGCGGATATTTTTAGAGGAAAATTTGCACGGTTGTGTGTCGAGGTGGATCTTAGAAAACCTTTGGTGCCAAAAGTGTTTATCAGTGGACTTTGGCAAAAAGTTGAGGATGAAGTTATTCGGATGGTGTTCTTTCAATGTGGGAGGTTTGGGCACAACATAGAAGTTTGCACTGCCAAGAATCTGGACCAGGCAACCAAGAATAAAGATAAAGATTTGAATAGGGAAGAGCAGGACAACAATTGGAATAAGAAGTatgaaaaccaaaaatttGGGCCATGGATGATAGCCAGAAAGAATTATAGAAAGCCACTAAGCTCAAGAGTCAGAATAGTGGAGAAAGAAACAACAACACAGAAGACAAGTAACATCGGTTCTCGGTTTACAGTTCTCGAAGAAGATCCCTCTTATGTTGATAATAAAGTAGTGGTCCCGGAATCACTGGAACATAACACATCTGGAAACAATGTGGCAAATAAAAAGCAACAAATGGTGGGGGGCAAAAATAAAGAGGAGTTAAAAAAGAGTTTACAAAGTGTGGTAAATCGAAACCTAGCCTCATCTAGCACCAAAGGCAAGGGAAAGGTGGCAGGTGCAGTCCGTGTAGTCTATTCGGACCAGTTAAGCAAACAAAATGATGGAACAGGCATAGGTCAAACTgttgagaaaagaaatttggCAATAAAGAATCATACCGTGGGGTTGGATGACAAATCTGAAATGAACAACCAACCACCTCAAGATGATTTGCTCAATGGTAATACAATTTGCAATCAAGAGGCGTCAAAGGATCAAGCGGGAGTAGGGGTGAATGGCGTagcaaaagagaaagaaaccaATAGCATGGAAGAAGGGTCTTCTTCTAAAATGGACATTGTTCTTGCCAATGCGGACAGTGATAAAGGAGCAAAG GCGGAAGGATTTTCAGAAGGCATATGGGTGATATGGGAATTAGCAGCTGTGGAAATAGATATTCTGGCATATTCATCTCAGTTAGTTCGTATGACAGTTAGGTCGGATAATGATGAATGGCTTTTGACAGCAGTTTATGGTAGTCCGAAGGCAGAAGAACGTAAATGGCTGTGGCATTCCTTGAAACTGTCTAGTGAGATACATGATCTAGCCTGGATGATTATAGGTGATTTTAACCAGGTTCTCTTGCTAGATGAGAAGACTGGCAAGAATGGCGTCAATGTGGCTCACTGTAAACAAATGATTGATTGCTTATGTTCTTGTAATCTAGCAGATCTTGGAGCTTCTGGTGCAAAATACACGTGGAGTAGGAAATGTGATGGCTTCAATTTCACCAGAGAGAGATTAGATAAAGCAGTGGCAAATGACAGATGGAGTACAATGTTTCCTAAAGCCAAAGTCTTTAATCTTCCTAAAACTCATTCTGACCATCATCCAGTACTG CAATTTCTCCAAGCACACTGGGATTATGATGGAGTTATAAATTCCACCAAGTTAGGAAAATTGGCAGAAGCATTGAATAAATGGAAGTTCGAGACTTTTGGGGATTTagttaagaaaaagaaatgtctTCTAGCCAGACTAAAAGGAATCCAAATACGTTTGGCTCAAGGCCCTAATGACTATCTACAGCGTCTAGAAGTGGCGTTAGTAGAGGAGTTTAATCTCATTTTGTATCAAGAGGAAGTCATGTGGCAGCAAAAAGCTAAGCTTGATTGGCTGAAGTATGGAGATTGCAACTCAAAATATTACCATGCAATTGTCAAAAGGAGACAGCATAAGAAGCAGATTAGTACTTTCAAGAGGGATGATAACTCATGGTGTTTAGACAAGGGAGAGCTAACGAAGATGGTAGTGGAATTCTACTCAAACCTCTATTCGGATGATGGTACATGA
- the LOC18605930 gene encoding mitochondrial import inner membrane translocase subunit Tim13, whose product MDSFSTGSSGTGSPQISTEEFMDQMKLQLAQAYAQEFLETVREKCFDKCITKPGSSLSGSESSCISRCVDRYIEATGIISKALFNAPR is encoded by the exons atggattctttcTCAACAGGTTCAAGTGGAACAGGATCTCCCCAAATTTCAACAGAAGAATTCATGGACCAGATGAAGCTTCAACTTGCCCAGGCTTATGCCCAGGAGTTCCTCGAG ACTGTGAGGGAGAAGTGCTTTGACAAGTGTATCACAAAACCCGGGTCAAGTCTAAGTGGAAGTGAGAGTAGTTGCATTTCTAGATGTGTGGATCGTTACATTGAGGCCACTGGTATTATTAGCAAAGCTCTTTTTAATGCACCACGCTGA
- the LOC18605928 gene encoding B3 domain-containing transcription factor NGA1: MDFGSSGREGFSEEEQMGKGKLPISYSSSSSPSSSSSQHKTQLVPPLSNCRWEKQPHPIYDSHHQMSPNWLGNRYEPEEDNEATATATASEADSKRVDSDSTLELKSSASANIEKEHMFDKVVTPSDVGKLNRLVIPKQHAEKYFPLDSSTNEKGLLLNFEDRNGKPWRFRYSYWNSSQSYVMTKGWSRFVKDKKLDAGDIVSFQRGVGEFGKDRLFIDWRRRPDAPDPASFHPHQHHFSFHRSIPWSPLLMRPPPTGRDHFHLSQIHPLNRNSYYGGYPTGSNVMNPAGGTMEPVFYLRSAVAAAAPQMGMGMGLGMMEWQQQTGGVVEPIVFDSVPVVQGKAAAKRLRLFGVNMECPTSASSDECEMLSPTTIANATMASQPPQLSSSSQHPLQLRLYNGTPLPPTDFLNANKGKASMSLDLDM, translated from the coding sequence ATGGATTTTGGGTCATCAGGGAGAGAAGGGTTTAGTGAAGAAGAACAGATGGGTAAAGGTAAGCTCCCTATTTCGtattcttcctcttcttctccttcatcttcttcttctcagCACAAAACCCAGCTGGTTCCTCCTCTTAGCAACTGCCGATGGGAGAAGCAGCCTCATCCGATTTACGACAGCCACCACCAAATGAGTCCCAACTGGTTAGGCAACAGGTACGAACCTGAAGAAGATAACGAAGCAACTGCCACAGCAACTGCAAGTGAAGCTGATTCCAAACGCGTAGACTCAGATTCAACCCTTGAGCTCAAGAGCAGTGCAAGTGCCAACATCGAGAAAGAACACATGTTCGATAAAGTAGTCACCCCAAGCGATGTGGGAAAACTCAACCGACTTGTTATCCCAAAACAACATGCTGAGAAGTATTTCCCGCTTGATTCTTCCACAAACGAGAAAGGTCTTCTGTTGAATTTCGAGGACAGAAATGGGAAGCCGTGGAGATTCAGGTACTCTTACTGGAACAGCAGCCAAAGCTACGTTATGACCAAAGGCTGGAGCCGTTTTGTCAAGGATAAGAAACTTGATGCTGGCGATATAGTTTCTTTCCAGAGAGGAGTAGGCGAGTTTGGTAAAGATCGTCTTTTCATTGATTGGAGGCGGAGACCTGATGCACCAGACCCGGCTTCTTTTCATCCTCATCAACACCACTTCTCTTTTCACCGCTCAATCCCATGGAGTCCATTGCTAATGCGGCCACCACCAACAGGAAGAGATCACTTTCACTTGTCGCAGATACACCCTCTAAACAGAAATAGCTACTATGGTGGTTATCCAACTGGAAGCAATGTGATGAATCCAGCTGGAGGTACAATGGAACCAGTATTTTACTTGAGATCAGCAGTGGCTGCAGCAGCCCCACAAATGGGAATGGGAATGGGACTGGGAATGATGGAGTGGCAGCAGCAAACAGGTGGCGTTGTAGAGCCAATTGTGTTTGACTCGGTGCCGGTGGTCCAAGGCAAGGCTGCAGCCAAGAGGTTAAGGCTTTTCGGGGTGAACATGGAATGCCCCACATCGGCGTCGTCAGATGAGTGTGAGATGTTATCTCCAACTACCATCGCAAATGCTACAATGGCATCGCAGCCTCCTCAACTTTCATCGTCGTCCCAGCATCCTCTCCAATTAAGGCTCTACAACGGCACCCCACTGCCCCCCACTGACTTTCTTAATGCCAACAAAGGGAAGGCTTCCATGTCCTTGGATTTGGATATGTGA